A window from Rana temporaria chromosome 8, aRanTem1.1, whole genome shotgun sequence encodes these proteins:
- the LOC120909335 gene encoding pulmonary surfactant-associated protein D-like, with product MSIAKVLGLLLLHVALVTPGTQICQDPDENAYSIITCGAPGKNGLPGMNGENGAKGEKGEPGLPGPVGQTGQTGPRGEQGPAGPKGETGGGGASGPPGLQGVAGPPGAKGERGANGATGAPGTQGVSGPAGPKGEGGSSGPSGPPGPKGERGDSAAPAIENFKLQMAGMDRRIRDLQSNFEKQGKALSFTKEFARSGNKFYIINGVEATYSDARSSCANGGGQLAVPRTPEENQAIFSLRKKVNRHTFMGINDLQKEGDFRDLSGEAIKYFNWRAGEPSNRRGNEHCVEMWDDGGWNDENCSSKRFFVCEF from the exons ATGTCAATTGCGAAGGTTCTTGGTCTACTTTTGCTCCATGTGGCATTAGTGACTCCAGGAACACAGATATGCCAAGACCCTGATGAGAATGCCTACTCAATCATCACATGTGGAGCTCCCGGGAAGAACGGTCTACCAGGCATGAATGGGGAAAATGGAGCAAAAGGGGAAAAGGGtgaaccag GTCTACCTGGACCAGTGGGACAAACTGGACAAACTGGACCAAGAGGAGAGCAGGGGCCAGCAGGACCAAAGGGAGAAACAGGAGGTGGAGGAGCTTCAG GCCCTCCTGGATTACAAGGAGTTGCCGGACCACCTGGGGCAAAAGGGGAAAGAGGAGCCAATGGGGCAACAG GAGCACCTGGTACACAAGGGGTTTCCGGACCAGCAGGTCCAAAAGGAGAAGGAGGAAGCAGTGGGCCTTCAG GACCACCAGGACCCAAAGGGGAAAGAGGAGACAGCGCGGCTCCAG CAATCGAAAATTTTAAATTGCAAATGGCTGGTATGGATAGACGGATACGAGATCTGCAATCAAACTTTGAGAAGCAGGGAAAAG CTCTTTCATTTACAAAAGAATTTGCTAGAAGTGGCAACAAATTCTATATTATAAATGGTGTTGAAGCCACTTATTCTGATGCCAGAAGCAGCTGTGCCAATGGTGGAGGTCAGTTGGCTGTACCCCGGACCCCCGAAGAAAACCAAGCCATCTTCTCCCTCCGCAAGAAGGTCAATCGGCACACATTCATGGGTATAAATGACTTGCAGAAAGAGGGTGATTTTAGAGACCTGTCTGGAGAAGCCATCAAATACTTCAACTGGCGCGCAGGTGAACCCAGCAACCGTCGTGGAAATGAGCACTGTGTGGAAATGTGGGATGATGGAGGGTGGAATGATGAGAATTGCTCAAGCAAACGGTTTTTTGTTTGTGAGTTTTAA